From Vogesella sp. XCS3, the proteins below share one genomic window:
- a CDS encoding LysR family transcriptional regulator, producing MKLSLDALMVLDAIDRRGSFAAAAEELYRVPSAITYSVQKLEQDLNVQLFDRSGHKARLTSTGELLLKEGRSLLDSAAMIESRVKTHATGWEGELRIAMSDLLFFDDVLLLLEEFNQLEADTELRITREVFGGTWDALVDGRADLAIGATENSQGGVFQTRSMGKTKFVFCVAPDHPLAQAEEPIPQHLIRRYRVAVAADTSRSLPPRSVSIQEGQSRLTVATVEDKIAVQRAGLGVGFLPLCRIHDDVAAGRLVIKEVEEKRAPVQLHYAWKESQPGQALGWFIKRLQTFEWKLN from the coding sequence ATGAAACTCTCTCTCGATGCCCTGATGGTGCTAGACGCCATCGACCGCCGTGGCAGCTTTGCCGCTGCTGCAGAAGAGCTATACCGCGTACCTTCTGCCATCACTTACAGTGTGCAAAAGCTGGAGCAAGACCTGAACGTGCAGCTGTTTGACCGCAGCGGCCACAAAGCCAGGCTGACGTCTACCGGCGAGCTGCTACTGAAGGAAGGCCGGTCGTTGCTGGACTCGGCGGCCATGATAGAAAGCCGCGTCAAAACGCACGCCACCGGCTGGGAGGGCGAGCTGCGTATCGCCATGTCAGACCTGCTGTTTTTTGATGATGTGCTGCTGTTACTGGAAGAGTTCAACCAGCTAGAGGCGGATACCGAGCTGCGCATCACGCGCGAGGTATTTGGCGGCACTTGGGACGCTCTGGTGGACGGCCGAGCCGATCTGGCGATAGGTGCCACAGAAAACAGCCAGGGCGGGGTATTCCAGACCCGCAGCATGGGTAAGACCAAGTTTGTCTTCTGCGTAGCACCCGATCACCCGCTGGCGCAGGCAGAAGAACCGATACCGCAGCATCTGATACGGCGTTATCGTGTGGCAGTGGCGGCAGATACATCACGCAGTTTGCCGCCGCGTAGCGTTTCGATACAAGAAGGTCAAAGCCGTCTGACAGTCGCCACAGTAGAAGACAAAATTGCTGTTCAACGCGCCGGCCTTGGGGTAGGTTTCCTGCCACTTTGCCGCATCCATGACGATGTTGCTGCCGGCCGCCTGGTGATCAAGGAAGTAGAAGAAAAGCGCGCGCCAGTCCAGCTGCACTACGCATGGAAAGAAAGCCAGCCCGGCCAGGCCCTGGGGTGGTTCATCAAGCGGCTGCAGACATTCGAATGGAAACTTAACTAG
- a CDS encoding flavodoxin family protein: MTTKLAVVYHSGYGHTAKVAEHVAEGARAYAEVVLFNADEATARIDELGAFDAIVFGAPTYMGSVSAPFKAFMDASAKVWYSQGWKDKIAGGFTVSNSPSGDKLNTLQQLSVFAAQHSMIWVGTGLMPGGTVGSDINRYGSSLGLMTRTDNAPADVTPDAADLETARLFGARLAQKAAQFKRGA, from the coding sequence ATGACTACCAAGCTTGCCGTTGTTTATCACAGTGGTTATGGCCATACCGCCAAGGTGGCAGAACACGTGGCCGAGGGCGCGCGCGCCTACGCCGAGGTGGTGCTGTTCAATGCAGACGAGGCCACTGCCCGCATTGACGAGCTGGGCGCATTCGACGCTATCGTATTTGGTGCCCCCACTTATATGGGCAGCGTATCGGCACCGTTCAAAGCCTTCATGGATGCCAGCGCCAAGGTGTGGTACAGCCAGGGCTGGAAAGACAAGATTGCAGGCGGTTTTACCGTGTCCAACAGCCCGAGTGGCGACAAGCTGAACACGCTGCAGCAACTGTCTGTCTTTGCCGCCCAGCATAGCATGATCTGGGTAGGCACAGGCCTGATGCCGGGCGGTACTGTCGGCAGCGATATCAACCGCTATGGCAGCTCCCTTGGCCTGATGACGCGCACCGACAATGCGCCCGCCGACGTGACGCCGGATGCGGCCGACCTGGAAACCGCCCGCCTGTTTGGTGCGCGCCTGGCGCAAAAGGCAGCACAGTTCAAGCGCGGCGCCTGA